The Methylopila sp. M107 genome contains the following window.
CGCTGCGCAAGGCCGTCATCCCGGCGCAGCGCATGGCCTGGGCCGCGGTCGACGCCGCTGGCGCGCCGGCGGTCGCGAAGGCGGACGAGAAGCCGTCGGCCGCCGCGCTGTCGGGCGCCGGCGCGCTCGCCTTCCTCATCGGACTTGGAGTCCTGCTGGTTGGCAGGGAGGCCTCGTCCGGCCTGCCAAAGCTGCCGCCTCGCGCCCTGCTCGCCTTGAGATGGGCCGCGCTGCGCCGCGACGTGGCGGGCGTGCGCGCCGCCGTCACCCGGCTTGCGCGCGACGAGCCGGGGCCCGCGACGCGTTGGACCGGCGATCCGGCCGTCCGCGCGGCGCTCGCCGAACTAGACCGTCATCTGTTCGACGCCAGCGGATCGCCCGCGCCGGATCTCGGCAGGCTGGCCCGCACCGTCCGGAAGGCGAGAAGCCGCGCGCTCCTCGCCTCCCGCTCCAAGGCCTCGGGCCTCGCGCCGCTCGACGGCCCCTATCGCGGAGCGTGAGACGGCGCGGGCCTGATCCGGCTCAGTCTTCGAACAGACCCTTGCGTCGGACCGCGTCGACGCTCCAGGGGCCGGGACCGGCGAAGAACAGGTAGAGGAACACGAAGCTGTAAAGCGCCGCGAGCTCGCCTTTGTTGATGATCGGGAAGAACCCGCTCGAGGCGTGGCCGATGAAATAGGCCGCGGCCGCCATGCCGGAGAGCAGGAACGCCACCGGCCGGCTGAACAGGCCGATCGCGAGCAGGAAGCCGCCGAACAGTTCGATCGAGCCGGCCGCCAGCAGCAGCGGCGGCAGCGGATCGGGACCGGGCAGCGGAAAGTCGAGCAGCTTCTGCGTGCCGTGCTGCATGAAGAGCAGCGCCGCCATGATGCGGAGAATGCTGCGGACGCGGCCTCTCCAGTGTTTCAGCGCGGAGAAATCCATCGCGTTTCCTTCCCAATCGTCTGTTTCGCACGCGCCGA
Protein-coding sequences here:
- a CDS encoding DoxX family protein, yielding MDFSALKHWRGRVRSILRIMAALLFMQHGTQKLLDFPLPGPDPLPPLLLAAGSIELFGGFLLAIGLFSRPVAFLLSGMAAAAYFIGHASSGFFPIINKGELAALYSFVFLYLFFAGPGPWSVDAVRRKGLFED